Part of the Microbacterium sp. Clip185 genome is shown below.
CAACTTCCTGCTGGCGATCGGATGCAGCTGGGCCCAGTGGGCGTGGGCGATGCGCACGCGCGATCGGTCGATGCCCGACTTCCCGCTCTCCGAGGCCCGCATCCAGGGCGGCGGAGCGCTCAGCGCCCTCATCATCTCGGCGGGTGTCGTTGCCCTCAGTCCGCTCGCCGGCTCGCTCGCCTTCCTTCTGTTCCTCGTCGACGGCCCGCTCACGCGCTTGCTATCCCGACCGCGTGCGACGCCGGACGCCGATGCGCCGTCACCGGACGCGTCCGCCGGCTAGCGGCGCGACCGAACTCCTGCAGAATCGCCTGGTTCCCGGGGCCGGAAGCCGAAGAGGCGCGTTCTGCAGGAGTTCGGGCCGTGCTCAGACGCCGACAGCGACCTCCTCGCGAGCGGAGGCGGATGCGGATGCGGCGGGCGTCTCGGTGGCGGGGCGCGCCGATCGGCCGGCCGGCAGCCACAGGGCCGCGACGGCGGCGATGACCAGAACGGCGGCGCCGACGTAGACAGCGGGCCGTGCCGCATCCACGTAGGAGTCGGGGAGGAGCTGGCCGCCCGCGCCTACGAAGATCGCGGTCATGACGGCGGTTCCGAGCGCGACGCCGATCTCGCGAAGGGTCGAGTTCACCCCTGATGCCTTGGCGTGGTCGACGAGCCCGAGGGTTGCGAGCAGCGCCGTCGCGGAGGGGGCGAAGACGAGTCCCATGCCGATCCCCGCGAGCAGGAACGGCGCGATGAGAGAGGGGTAGTCGAGCGAGGTCGAGAGGATCGTCGCGATCCAGGCGAGGGCCGCCGCCTGGAAGGCGAGGCCGGCGACCATGAGGGCCCTGGTGCCGATGCGCCCCGAGAAGACGCCGGCCAGCGGCGCGACGAACATCGGGGCGATGGTCCAGGGCGTCGTCTGCAGCGCCGCCTCGAGCGGAGAGGCGCCCTGCACGACCTGCAGGTACTGGATGAGGAGGAAGACGGCGCCGAAGGTTCCGAAGCTGAAGGCGATGCCGACGACGTTCGTGAGGGTGAACGAGCGGTCGCGGTACAGGCGCAGCGGCATGAGGGGCGCCTTCGATCGCCACTGCCAGACGAGGAAGCCGAGGATCAGGGCCGTGGCCGCGGCGATCTCGCCGACGACGGATGCGGAGCCCCATCCGTCGTCGTTGCCGCGGACGACCGCGTGCACGAGAGCCAGTACGCCCACGCCGGAGACGATCGTGCCGACGACGTCGATGCGGGCGCGCTCGCCGCGGTCGTTGCCGAGCGCGTAGAGGGCGAGCGGAATGGCGACGATGGCGACGGGCACGTTCAGCCAGAAGATGGCCTGCCAGTTCCAGCCCTCCATGACGGCGCCGCCCACGAGCGGTCCCACCGCGACACCGAGCCCGGAGACGCCGCCCCAGATGCCGATGGCGAGGGGGCGGCGCTGGATGGGAACGCCGCCCGAGAGCAGAGCGAGCGAGAGGGGGAGTACCCCTGCGCCGCCGAAGCCCTGCACAGCTCGGGCGACGATGAGCTGCGTCGGATCGGTGCTGAGGGCCGCGAGTACGGAACCGATCCCGAAGACGGCGATTCCGACGAGGAAGACCGATCGTCGGCCGAGCCGATCGCCGAGGGCGGCGGCGAGCAGGATCGTCGAGGCGAACGCGAGCGTGTAGGCGTTGACGAACCACTGCAGCTGCTCGACGCTCGCACCGAGTTCGGTGTGGAGCGCGGGCAGCGCGTTGGTCATGACGAGGTTGTCGAGCGTCGCCATGAACATCGGGAGCGATGTCGCAGCGACGACGAGGGCGAAGGGGCGTGAGGGAGTCGACACGAGGAGTCGTCCTTTCGGTTGTAATCGAATGATTACTAAACTGAGGCGACTGTAGTTATCGACTGATAACATGTCAACATGGCTTCCGAAACGATGGCGTCGAAGAAGCGATTGAGCTCCGAGGAGCGCCGCGCGCTGATCACGGAGGCCGCGATCGCCGTGTTCGGAGCGAAGGGGTACGTCGGCACAACCACCGACGACGTCGCACGCGCGGCCGATATCTCGCAGCCCTACGTGGTGCGACTGTTCGGCACGAAGGAGCAGCTGTTCCTCGCGGCCTTCGATGAGACGTTGCGGTTGCTGTTCGAGGCCTTCGAACGTGCGGCCGGTGCGGGCGTGGACGATGAGATCGAGGCGCGGATGGGGCACGAGTACATCGGCCTGCTGCGCGTGCGCGGGCTCCACCAGACCCTCTCGCATGCGTTCCTGCTCGGCGCCCATCCGGTCATCGGCCCGCGTGCGCGCGACGGATTCGCCCGGGTATGGCAGTACGTGCGGGATCTCGGACTGTCCACTGCTCGCGCGCAGGAGTTCCTGGCGCAGGGCATGCTGATCAACACGATGATCGGTCTGCGGGTCGCCGACGAATCCGAGGGTGATCCTCGCATCTCCGATCTGTTCGCCGCGTGCTTCCCGCGCGACAAGGCGACCGTGCTCGCGCTCGCTCCGCGCGTCGACGAACCGTGGTGACGTCTCTGACGACGGCTAGGCTGGTGTGGTGAGCATGGACATCGAGATCGGCCGCGCCAAGCGGGCCCGGCGCGCGTACACCTTCGACGACATCGCCGTGGTGCCGTCGCGCCGCACGCGCAACCCCGAGGATGTTTCGACCTCGTGGACGATCGACGCCTTCTCGTTCGACATCCCGGTGCTCGGCGCCCCGATGGACTCGGTGGTGAGCCCCCGCACCGCGATCATGCTCGGCCAGCTGGGCGGGCTGGGCGTGCTCGATCTCGAGGGCCTGTGGACGCGCTACGACGACCCGGAGCCGCTGCTGTCCGAGATCGCGACGCTGTCCTCGGTCGATGCGACGCGGCGGATGCAGGAGCTGTACGCCGAGCCGATCAAGCCCGAACTCGTGCGCGACCGCCTCGCGGAGATCCGCGCCGCGGGTGTGACGGTGGCAGGCTCCCTGACGCCGCAGCGCACGCAGGACCTCTACGAGACGGTCGTCGCCGCAGGGGTCGACCTCTTCGTCATCCGCGGTACAACGGTCTCGGCCGAGCACGTCTCCTCCGTCGATCAGCCGCTGAACCTCAAGAAGTTCATCTACGACCTCGACGTGCCCGTCATCGTCGGAGGAGCGGCCACATACACCGCAGCCCTGCACCTCATGCGCACGGGTGCGGCCGGTGTGCTGGTCGGCTTCGGCGGGGGAGCGGCCTCGACCACGCGCGCGACGCTCGGCATCCACGCGCCGATGGCCACCGCGGTCTCCGACGTCGCCGGCGCGCGCCGCGACTACCTCGACGAGTCCGGCGGGCGCTACGTCCACGTCATCGCCGACGGCGGCGTGGGCACATCGGGTGACATCGTCAAGGCGCTCGCGATGGGCGCCGACGCCGTCATGCTCGGCGTCGCGCTCGCTCGGGCGACGGATGCCCCGGGTCAGGGCTTCCACTGGGGCCCCGAGGCCCACCACCCCAAGCTGCCGCGCGGCAACCGTGTCAAGGTCGATCAGGTCGCATCCCTCGAAGAGGTGCTCTACGGGCCGGCGCCGGTCGCCGACGGCACGGCGAACCTCATCGGGGCCCTGCGCAAGTCGATGGCCACGACCGGATACTCCGACCTCAAGGAGTTCCAGCGGGTCGAGGTCGTCGTCGCCCCCTACGGACGCTGAGGTCGGCCGTCCCATCGTGAGCTCCCCCGCATCCGACGACCTTCCCGAGGTCTTCCCCCCGACTCTGCGCGAGGTCATGCTGCGCGGTCGCTGGATCGCGATGCTGCTGCTGTGCCTCGCCGTCGCGGCGGTGTTCGCGTGGCTCGGCCAGTGGCAGCTCGCGCGCGCGGTCGACACGGCTCCGCGCGAAGAGGGGGCAACCGAGCAGGTCATGCCGATCGCCGAGGTCGCCGTCCCCGGGGAGTACCTGACGGATCCGCTCATCGGTCAGCGCGTCGAGGTCAGCGGTACGTTCGTTCCGAGCGACTTCATCGTCGTCGCCTCGCGGTACAACGGCGGTGTCGAGGGGTACTGGGTCACCGCCCACCTGCGCGCGGTCGATCCGGACGCCTCACTCGCGGTCGCCGTGGGCTGGGCCGCTTCGCGGGACGAGGCGGATGCCGCCGCCGAGGCGCTGTCCCAGAGCACCGACGCGAACGAGGTCGTCACGCTCACGGGACGGATCGTCGCCGACGAGGGGCCCGTGCCGCCGCCCAAGAGCGACCCGTGGGAGATCACGCGGATGTCGCCCGCCGCGCTGCTGAGTCGTTGGCAGGACATCGGCGACACCGACGTCTACCGTCAGTTCGTCGTGGCGGACGACCCGATGGGCGGCCTCGCCGACATCGATTCGCCGGC
Proteins encoded:
- a CDS encoding DHA2 family efflux MFS transporter permease subunit; this translates as MSTPSRPFALVVAATSLPMFMATLDNLVMTNALPALHTELGASVEQLQWFVNAYTLAFASTILLAAALGDRLGRRSVFLVGIAVFGIGSVLAALSTDPTQLIVARAVQGFGGAGVLPLSLALLSGGVPIQRRPLAIGIWGGVSGLGVAVGPLVGGAVMEGWNWQAIFWLNVPVAIVAIPLALYALGNDRGERARIDVVGTIVSGVGVLALVHAVVRGNDDGWGSASVVGEIAAATALILGFLVWQWRSKAPLMPLRLYRDRSFTLTNVVGIAFSFGTFGAVFLLIQYLQVVQGASPLEAALQTTPWTIAPMFVAPLAGVFSGRIGTRALMVAGLAFQAAALAWIATILSTSLDYPSLIAPFLLAGIGMGLVFAPSATALLATLGLVDHAKASGVNSTLREIGVALGTAVMTAIFVGAGGQLLPDSYVDAARPAVYVGAAVLVIAAVAALWLPAGRSARPATETPAASASASAREEVAVGV
- a CDS encoding TetR/AcrR family transcriptional regulator, whose product is MASETMASKKRLSSEERRALITEAAIAVFGAKGYVGTTTDDVARAADISQPYVVRLFGTKEQLFLAAFDETLRLLFEAFERAAGAGVDDEIEARMGHEYIGLLRVRGLHQTLSHAFLLGAHPVIGPRARDGFARVWQYVRDLGLSTARAQEFLAQGMLINTMIGLRVADESEGDPRISDLFAACFPRDKATVLALAPRVDEPW
- a CDS encoding GuaB3 family IMP dehydrogenase-related protein produces the protein MDIEIGRAKRARRAYTFDDIAVVPSRRTRNPEDVSTSWTIDAFSFDIPVLGAPMDSVVSPRTAIMLGQLGGLGVLDLEGLWTRYDDPEPLLSEIATLSSVDATRRMQELYAEPIKPELVRDRLAEIRAAGVTVAGSLTPQRTQDLYETVVAAGVDLFVIRGTTVSAEHVSSVDQPLNLKKFIYDLDVPVIVGGAATYTAALHLMRTGAAGVLVGFGGGAASTTRATLGIHAPMATAVSDVAGARRDYLDESGGRYVHVIADGGVGTSGDIVKALAMGADAVMLGVALARATDAPGQGFHWGPEAHHPKLPRGNRVKVDQVASLEEVLYGPAPVADGTANLIGALRKSMATTGYSDLKEFQRVEVVVAPYGR
- a CDS encoding SURF1 family protein, translated to MVSSPASDDLPEVFPPTLREVMLRGRWIAMLLLCLAVAAVFAWLGQWQLARAVDTAPREEGATEQVMPIAEVAVPGEYLTDPLIGQRVEVSGTFVPSDFIVVASRYNGGVEGYWVTAHLRAVDPDASLAVAVGWAASRDEADAAAEALSQSTDANEVVTLTGRIVADEGPVPPPKSDPWEITRMSPAALLSRWQDIGDTDVYRQFVVADDPMGGLADIDSPAPDAGSAVNWLNIFYAAEWVIFAGFAFYLWYRLAKDAWEKELEELADAEAVDA